Proteins encoded in a region of the Halostella limicola genome:
- a CDS encoding ABC transporter substrate-binding protein gives MTDNNTTRRRFLQTTGGAAAAVALAGCSGGGDDDEGEQDDTDTRTTEPETETTEREQVQSDKTYRRTNSTMTTFDPVALTDEASIYVAHNLFDALTNYPNGDAQTVENLLAEELEITGGGSEITVTLRDDVSFTGDYGDVTASDVVYSFERLAASDNSRRASFLLGDLGVQHETNSDGAYVPGSMAIEAADEKTVNITLDSPFHAIAEILAYDSFAIHPEGIVGDIEGYDGDMSYEEFAQENPVGAGAFTLDHWDSGSEAVLNARPIDDYHEEGPYVSSVHFRIAEDPNALYTYTVINENADHPVIPNAQYDPDKVSIESRDSKGRDYGTYGPLENGRTVSYYQVEEIVTYYIAFNQQNVPKPVRQAFAHVTNQDQIVNEVLKKPGKTAPHYVPPGIFPGGVENYESHAEEYPYGIDETRIGEAQSIMEEAGYGDDNMYELEFTTYESGFWEETASILRDQLASAYIDLSVQPTQFSTLIERGRNGDLAAYTLGWGMDYPAPDNFLKLLNPPQTDTSLSAPISYVDWDPEESEAAQQAADAWQQFKDNPDPEGGQEARNEAYLAMEEANWEDVVFLNIYHPITEGMDYQWVNRPRFGGAGPASQKFANISIDDRE, from the coding sequence ATGACAGATAATAACACTACCCGCCGGCGATTCCTGCAGACGACCGGCGGAGCCGCGGCCGCCGTCGCGCTAGCCGGCTGTTCCGGTGGCGGCGACGACGACGAAGGCGAACAGGACGACACCGACACCCGTACGACCGAACCCGAGACGGAGACGACGGAGCGCGAACAGGTCCAGAGCGACAAGACGTACCGTCGGACCAACTCCACGATGACGACGTTCGACCCGGTGGCGCTCACCGACGAGGCGTCGATTTACGTGGCCCACAACCTGTTCGACGCCCTGACGAACTACCCCAACGGCGACGCGCAGACCGTCGAGAACCTCCTCGCGGAGGAGCTGGAGATCACCGGCGGCGGGTCGGAGATCACCGTGACGCTCCGCGACGACGTGTCGTTCACCGGCGACTACGGCGACGTGACCGCCTCCGACGTCGTCTACTCGTTCGAGCGACTCGCCGCCTCCGACAACTCCCGGCGTGCGAGCTTCCTCCTCGGCGACCTCGGCGTCCAGCACGAGACCAACAGCGACGGCGCGTACGTCCCCGGGTCGATGGCCATCGAGGCCGCCGACGAGAAGACCGTCAACATCACGCTCGACTCCCCGTTCCACGCGATCGCCGAGATCCTCGCGTACGACTCGTTCGCCATCCATCCGGAGGGCATCGTCGGCGACATCGAGGGCTACGACGGCGACATGTCCTACGAGGAGTTCGCACAGGAGAACCCTGTCGGCGCCGGCGCGTTCACCCTCGACCACTGGGACTCCGGTAGCGAGGCCGTGCTCAACGCCCGCCCGATCGACGACTACCACGAGGAAGGCCCGTACGTCTCCTCGGTCCACTTCCGGATCGCGGAGGACCCCAACGCGCTGTACACGTACACGGTCATCAACGAGAACGCGGACCACCCGGTCATTCCGAACGCGCAGTACGACCCCGACAAGGTCTCGATCGAGAGCCGAGACAGCAAGGGGCGAGACTACGGTACGTACGGACCCCTCGAGAACGGCCGCACGGTCTCGTACTACCAGGTGGAGGAGATCGTCACCTACTACATCGCCTTCAACCAGCAGAACGTCCCCAAGCCGGTCCGGCAGGCGTTCGCCCACGTGACGAACCAAGACCAGATCGTCAACGAGGTCCTCAAAAAGCCCGGTAAGACCGCGCCCCACTACGTCCCGCCGGGCATCTTCCCGGGCGGAGTCGAGAACTACGAGTCCCACGCCGAGGAATACCCCTACGGCATCGACGAGACTCGCATCGGCGAGGCCCAGTCGATCATGGAGGAGGCCGGCTACGGCGACGACAACATGTACGAGCTGGAGTTCACCACCTACGAGAGCGGGTTCTGGGAGGAGACCGCGAGTATCCTCCGGGACCAGCTGGCCTCCGCGTACATCGACCTCTCCGTCCAGCCGACGCAGTTCTCGACGCTGATCGAGCGCGGTCGCAACGGCGACCTCGCCGCGTACACGCTCGGCTGGGGCATGGACTACCCCGCGCCGGACAACTTCCTGAAGCTGCTGAACCCGCCGCAGACGGACACCTCCCTCAGCGCGCCCATCAGCTACGTCGACTGGGACCCCGAGGAGAGCGAGGCCGCCCAGCAGGCCGCCGACGCCTGGCAGCAGTTCAAGGACAACCCCGACCCCGAGGGCGGTCAGGAAGCGCGTAACGAGGCCTACCTCGCGATGGAGGAGGCCAACTGGGAAGACGTCGTCTTCCTGAACATCTACCACCCGATCACGGAAGGGATGGACTACCAGTGGGTCAACCGGCCGCGCTTCGGCGGCGCCGGTCCCGCGTCCCAGAAGTTCGCGAATATCAGCATCGACGACCGCGAGTAA
- a CDS encoding ABC transporter permease, with product MSRWSYFAKRLILSIPVILFGTSLTFIAIRMGPIDPVAAVYGDSGTAADMARMRESLGLNDPLWQQYLEFMWDMFRFELGQSWVLQPGTDTVDLILSRAPRTIWMGFWAVLIPLFIGIPLGFYAGLNPNTAGDYAASFGGIVWRAMPNFWLAVILMIGLSNSESLLFGFDWKGFILHTPQVIGTNEFQAAWSGLKAGQIEPIQWATATKQILPASIVLGSASMGNEMRIGRTAMLETKHSNYVEMAKAKGVSGRSLVWKHMFRNALIPLVPVITAEANLLLGGSVLIETVMAINGIGQLFFRALVQADLPVAGSLMYVFILLLVFINIMQDLLYTIIDPRVGYESE from the coding sequence ATGAGCCGCTGGTCCTACTTCGCGAAACGACTGATACTGTCGATCCCGGTGATACTGTTCGGAACGTCGCTGACCTTTATCGCAATCCGGATGGGGCCGATAGATCCCGTCGCCGCGGTGTACGGAGACAGCGGAACGGCCGCGGACATGGCGCGCATGCGGGAATCGCTCGGACTGAACGACCCGCTGTGGCAGCAGTACCTCGAGTTCATGTGGGACATGTTCCGGTTCGAACTGGGACAGTCCTGGGTTCTCCAGCCCGGTACGGACACAGTCGACCTGATCCTGTCGCGGGCGCCGCGAACGATCTGGATGGGCTTCTGGGCCGTGCTTATCCCGCTTTTCATCGGGATCCCGCTGGGCTTCTACGCCGGCCTGAACCCGAACACCGCGGGCGACTACGCCGCCTCGTTCGGCGGCATCGTCTGGCGCGCCATGCCGAACTTCTGGCTCGCCGTGATCCTGATGATCGGCCTCTCTAACTCGGAGTCGCTGCTGTTCGGCTTCGACTGGAAGGGGTTCATCCTCCACACGCCGCAGGTCATCGGCACGAACGAGTTCCAGGCGGCCTGGAGCGGTCTCAAGGCCGGGCAGATCGAGCCGATCCAGTGGGCGACGGCGACCAAGCAGATACTGCCCGCCTCGATCGTTCTCGGCTCCGCGTCGATGGGCAACGAGATGCGCATCGGTCGGACCGCGATGCTGGAGACGAAACACTCGAACTACGTCGAGATGGCGAAGGCCAAGGGCGTCTCCGGCCGGTCGCTGGTGTGGAAGCACATGTTCCGGAACGCGCTGATCCCGCTCGTTCCCGTCATCACCGCGGAGGCGAACCTGCTGCTCGGCGGGTCCGTCCTCATCGAGACGGTGATGGCGATAAACGGCATCGGACAGCTGTTCTTCCGGGCGCTGGTACAGGCCGATCTGCCCGTCGCGGGGTCGCTGATGTACGTCTTCATTCTGCTACTGGTGTTTATCAACATCATGCAAGACCTGCTGTACACGATAATCGACCCCCGAGTGGGTTACGAGAGTGAGTAA